The Camelina sativa cultivar DH55 chromosome 14, Cs, whole genome shotgun sequence genome includes a window with the following:
- the LOC104740460 gene encoding protein YLS9-like has protein sequence MTDDRVYPASKPPGIVGGGGGGATTNPTFSANKAQLYSANRPAYRPPAGRRRSSHSRGCCCRCCCWTIFVIILLVLLVAAASAVVYLIYRPQRPNFSVSSLKISSLNFTSATHLTTAISLSVIARNPNKNVGFLYDDTDITLYKSATGGGDDDDVVIGKGSIPSFVHGKKNTTLLRSTIGSPPGDLDEISAGKLKGDLKAKKGVAIKIVLNTKVKVKMGSLKTPKSGIRVTCEGIKLVAPTGKKPTTAVTSAAKCKVDPRFKIWKITF, from the coding sequence ATGACAGACGACAGAGTTTACCCCGCATCAAAACCTCCCGGCATCGTCGGCGGTGGCGGCGGCGGCGCAACAACGAATCCAACTTTCTCGGCGAACAAAGCTCAGCTCTACAGCGCAAACCGTCCCGCTTACCGTCCACCAGCTGGTCGTCGCCGTAGTAGCCACAGCCGAGGATGTTGCTGCCGTTGCTGCTGCTGGACGATTTTCGTAATCATCCTCTTAGTCCTCCTCGTCGCCGCCGCATCAGCCGTCGTATACCTAATCTACCGTCCTCAACGTCCTAACTTCAGCGTCTCTTCACTCAAAATCTCATCTCTCAATTTCACCTCCGCCACTCACCTCACCACCGCCATTTCCCTCTCCGTCATCGCCAGAAACCCTAACAAAAACGTCGGGTTCCTATACGACGACACGGACATCACACTCTACAAATCAGCCACCGGaggaggtgatgatgatgatgtggtcATCGGTAAAGGATCGATCCCTTCGTTTGTTCACGGGAAGAAGAACACGACTTTGCTTAGATCTACGATCGGAAGTCCTCCGGGAGATCTAGATGAGATATCGGCGGGTAAGCTTAAAGGAGATCTCAAGGCGAAGAAAGGAGTAGCGATTAAGATTGTGTTGAACACCAAAGTGAAGGTGAAGATGGGATCTCTGAAAACTCCTAAATCAGGGATTAGAGTTACTTGTGAAGGGATCAAATTGGTGGCTCCGACCGGGAAGAAGCCGACTACGGCTGTTACCTCCGCCGCTAAGTGTAAGGTTGATCCCAGATTCAAGATCTGGAAAATTACTTTCTAA
- the LOC104740462 gene encoding heterogeneous nuclear ribonucleoprotein 1-like — MDYNSDRGYDDSYHRLVHEEQLPPSDYEVETFDDRSNGGAAVDTGGVQMKHSVEHRHSSSSMSSPGKLFVGGVSWETTEETFANYFGKFGEVVDSVIMTDRMTGNPRGFGFVTFADSAVAEKVLEEEHVLDDRKVELKRTVPRGDRDTDIKAVSKTRKIFVGGLPPLLEEDELKNYFCVYGDIIEHQIMYDHLTGRSRGFGFITFQTEDSVDRLFSDGKVHELGDKQVEIRRAEPKRTGRDNSFRSYGASGKYDQEDCYGGKGNEDYNMYSGYGGYGGYGAYAGNSMVNAAGLYGYGGGYGYGYGYGGQMFNLLYGAGGYMGGSYGVAAANAYGGGKAHGNGNSGSSSGRGNGTNGSGPARYHPYQK, encoded by the exons ATGGATTACAACTCAGATCGTGGTTATGATGACTCTTACCACCGTCTCGTACACGAGGAACAACTACCTCCGTCGGATTATGAAGTGGAGACCTTTGATGACCGGAGTAACGGTGGTGCAGCCGTTGATACTGGTGGGGTTCAGATGAAGCATTCCGTTGAGCATCGCCATTCGTCTTCGTCCATGTCTTCTCCTGG GAAACTATTCGTAGGTGGAGTTTCTTGGGAAACTACTGAAG AGACTTTTGCGAATTACTTTGGAAAGTTTGGAGAAGTTGTCGATTCTGTAATCATGACAGATAGAATGACTGGAAATCCAAGGGGATTTGGGTTTGTGACTTTTGCTGATTCAGCTGTTGCTGAGAAAGTTTTGGAGGAAGAACATGTATTAGATGACCGAAAG GTTGAACTGAAAAGGACAGTTCCTAGAGGGGACAGGGATACTGATATCAAAGCTGTATCAAAGACTAGGAAAATCTTTGTTGGTGGACTTCCACCACTTTTGGAAGAAG ATGAACTGAAGAATTATTTCTGTGTATATGGTGACATAATCGAGCACCAGATCATGTATGACCACCTCACTGGAAGGTCTAGAGGGTTCGGTTTTATAACTTTTCAGACCGAAGATTCTGTGGACAGACTTTTCTCCGATGGAAAAGTTCACGAGCTCGGTGACAAACAG GTGGAGATAAGAAGGGCTGAACCGAAGAGAACCGGGAGAGATAACAGCTTTCGGTCCTATGGTGCTAGTGGCAAGTATGATCAGGAAGATTGTTATGGTGGGAAAGGAAATGAAGATTACAATATGTATTCAGGTTATGGTGGTTATGGCGGTTATGGAGCCTACGCAGGGAACTCCATGGTCAACGCTGCTGGATTATATGGTTACGGTGGTGGCTACGGctatggttatggttatggaGGTCAAATGTTCAACCTTCTCTATGGAGCTGGCGGTTATATGGGTGGTAGCTATGGTGTTGCAGCGGCTAATGCTTATGGAGGTGGAAAAGCTCATGGGAACGGAAACAGCGGCTCAAGCAGTGGCAGAGGAAATGGGACTAATGGGTCAGGGCCAGCTCGATACCATCCTTATCAAAAGTAA
- the LOC104740465 gene encoding general transcription factor 3C polypeptide 3: MEDKGKGVVGGDEGNLVSEFEEGPSNMECEEEVLGGDCSNDNYDDEDVNSDEEGLVDDDDDGDDSEEGDEFEAASGIPSTFERLEYEALAEKRRKALADSQRGATNISNSTSGVEGFMEYLSSGRRRKSRKHKKKGRKHGSRKGVAPDILLRFREALFLHAHGRDSEALPILLEVIKQAPTFDQAYYQLSRVSEQLGRTESSSTEALKIAANIKGPKSPFWKLLYERFREQEDMSAARSYASKAIQADPEDIPLKYEYADLCLKAGKYREAAETYEQIFRRCPERVEALKWGIEYFLKSGEGERAASILEDHIKSHSSEVGQDILDLLASVFMQINAHDRALKYIHDVRQIYKVGKELSSSLKIRQAICHVHLEDMEQAEIVLSILPQEAVSEHPDLITNLADELTNIGNFHSALKYYLEAISKPVNNGYLFVKIARCYMSLAEREQAIVFYYKALNELSDTVDVRITLASLLREDGKRNEAVLVLSPPEKPDPDTAKLKAWWKNKKIRMNLCQIYHSEEMLEDFANTALQLVLKWVWRRTVKGKRKRLVLSEHQRNKKRRRPRDAQSSQLRGGPKKWRKIRATLNETKRIRERAAIKAHNEDICSESEEEAIKDEEYHRLFVDLCKALASLQRYWEALEIVNLARRLDAKMLPVEIKKELQSLGAKISCDTMDPKQWFDCVRSVIQQHPYRLNAWNCYYRVISRLGKRASTEAKFMHHLRSKYRDCVPPILIAGHHFTVTSRHQDAAREYLEAYKLMPDSPLINLCVGAALINLALGFRLKNRHQCLAQGFAFLYNNLRICSNSQEALYNVARAYQHVGLVTLAASYYEKVLAIYEKEYPMPKLPNEDPNVAEERKPVNCDLRKEAAHNLHLIYKHSGAFDLARQVLKDHCTF; encoded by the exons ATGGAAGATAAGGGAAAGGGTGTGGTGGGAGGAGATGAGGGAAACTTGGTTTCTGAGTTTGAAGAAGGTCCAAGCAATATGGAATGTGAAGAGGAAGTACTAGGTGGTGATTGTAGTAATGATAACTATGATGATGAAGACGTGAACAGTGATGAAGAAGGTCtggtagatgatgatgatgatggggatgattcagaagaaggagatgaattTGAAGCTGCAAGTGGAATTCCTAGCACGTTTGAACGACTTGAGTACGAAGCTCTGGCTGAGAAGAGACGCAAAGCACTTGCTGATTCTCAACG TGGTGCTACTAACATCTCGAATAGCACCTCGGGCGTGGAGGGATTCATGGAATATTTATCTTCCGGTCGCCGACGAAAATCAAGGAAG CATAAAAAAAAGGGTAGAAAACATGGGTCAAGGAAAGGAGTTGCACCTGACATTCTACTGAGGTTTAGGGAGGCACTTTTTCTTCATGCCCATGGCCGTGACAGTGAG GCTTTACCTATTTTATTAGAAGTTATTAAGCAAGCACCAACCTTCGATCAAGCATATTATCAACTTTCACGTGTTTCTGAGCAACTTGGTAGGACTGAATCATCTTCTACGGAAGCATTAAAGATTGCTGCAAATATCAAAGGGCCCAAATCACCTTTTTGGAAGTTGCTTTATGAGAGGTTCAG GGAACAAGAGGACATGTCGGCAGCAAGGAGTTATGCGTCCAAAGCAATACAAGCTGATCCCGAAGATATCcctttaaaatatgaatatgcAGACCTCTGCCTAAAAGCTGGAAAATATAGAGAAGCTGCTGAAACCTATGAGCAAATATTTCGTCGGTGTCCTGAGAGAGTTGAAGCACTCAAGTGGGGGATAGAG TATTTCCTTAAATCCGGTGAGGGTGAACGAGCAGCGAGCATCTTAGAGGATCATATCAAATCCCATTCATCTGAAGTGGGGCAAGATATCTTGGATTTACTGGCTTCTGTTTTCATGCAAATTAATGCGCATGATAGAGCTCTTAAGTATATTCATGATGTGCGCCAGATTTACAAAGTAGGAAAAGAACTATCTTCCAGCTTGAAAATAAGACAAGCCATCTGTCATGTTCACCTTGAAGATATGGAGCAGGCAGAG ATCGTGTTAAGCATTCTACCACAGGAGGCTGTATCTGAACATCCAGACCTCATTACCAATTTGGCTGATGAACTAACAAACATTGGGAATTTTCACTCTGCTCTCAAATACTATTTAGAAGCAATCAGCAAACCTGTGAAT AATGGCTATTTGTTTGTGAAAATTGCTCGTTGTTATATGTCATTGGCGGAACGAGAACAGGCCATTGTTTTCTACTATAAAG CTTTGAATGAACTCAGTGATACGGTTGATGTTCGCATAACTCTGGCTTCACTCCTCCGGGAAGATGGCAAACGAAATGAAGCTGTATTAGTGCTTTCTCCTCCGGAAAAACCAG ATCCTGATACTGCTAAACTGAAGGCATggtggaaaaacaaaaagatcaggATGAATCTTTGTCAGATCTATCATTCAGAGGAAATGCTTGAGGACTTCGCCAATACAGCACTGCAGTTGGTTCTTAAGTGGGTTTGGCGGCGGACG GTCAAGGGGAAAAGAAAACGTTTGGTTCTTTCAGAACATCAAAGGAACAAAAAACGCCGACGTCCTAGAGATGCTCAATCTTCCCA GTTGAGAGGCGGACCAAAAAAGTGGCGCAAAATCAGGGCCAcgttaaatgaaacaaaaagaattagaGAACGAGCTGCTATTAAAGCTCATAACGAAGATATTTGCAGTGAATCTGAG GAAGAAGCTATCAAGGATGAAGAGTATCACCGTCTTTTCGTGGAT TTGTGCAAAGCATTGGCATCCCTGCAAAGATATTGGGAAGCTCTGGAGATAGTTAATCTTGCTCGGAGATTGGATGCTAAAATGCTGCCTGTTGAGATAAAAAAGGAACTTCAGTCACTTGGAGCTA AAATATCATGTGATACAATGGATCCAAAGCAGTGGTTTGACTGTGTAAGATCTGTcatccagcaacatccgtatcgtTTGAATGCCTGGAACTGCTATTACAGAGTCATTTCAAG ATTAGGGAAAAGAGCATCAACAGAAGCTAAGTTCATGCATCATCTAAGGAGTAAGTACAGAGATTGCGTACCGCCCATTCTAATTGCTGGTCATCACTTCACTGTGACAAGCCGACATCAAGATGCTGCAAGAGAATACCTTGAAGCATATAAACTAATGCCTGATAGTCCTTTAATTAACCTCTGTGTGG GAGCTGCGTTAATCAACTTAGCCCTTGGTTTTCGACTCAAAAACCGACATCAGTGTCTAGCTCAAGGCTTTGCATTTCTGTACAACAATCTCAGAATCTGCAGTAACAGTCAGGAGGCGTTGTATAACGTTGCTCGAGCCTATCAGCACGTAGGACTAGTTACTCTTGCAGCTTCATACTATGAGAAGGTTTTAGCGATTTACGAGAAAGAATACCCGATGCCTAAACTTCCTAACGAGGATCCGAATGTTGCGGAAGAGCGGAAGCCTGTGAATTGTGACCTACGCAAAGAAGCTGCACACAATCTGCATTTGATCTATAAGCACAGTGGAGCGTTTGATCTCGCGAGGCAAGTCTTAAAGGATCACTGCACTTTCT
- the LOC104740464 gene encoding uncharacterized protein LOC104740464, whose translation MYSFLILSLLTLSLLLSFVSAIFFLHKSSRRRPAQKLISESVTKLEPESSLSDISDLAREDDDDDDSTRLYELLLSDSDKKDESDWEEDLANKKKKKRKRGKKKKLVDESGGVGEGDGVVLNPMSGSISIPDNKPEQFVCLYPFTSTSSATQRKIKQQYDQLVKCNSAKGLTLAQVGDFANCLIEAKNELQHKSEVIKRKFAITKALLFKADRSSFDRLRQQINKLELEQKRVEEDALVYNWFQQQLKLSPAYKKVLEISASMELKEKSSRELDNPDDEFSDISFEELLEQEKKDSFWSAPLSLSLLKLNSKLLAP comes from the exons ATGTATTCCTTTCTCATCTTATCTCTACTAACTCTCTCCCTCCTCCTCTCATTCGTCTCCGCTATCTTCTTTCTCCACAAATCTTCTCGCCGCAGACCTGCTCAGAAACTCATATCCGAATCCGTAACTAAACTCGAACCAGAGTCTTCTCTCTCCGATATTTCAGACTTAGCccgtgaagatgatgatgatgatgactcgaCGCGTCTCTACGAGTTACTGCTCTCCGATTCCGATAAGAAGGATGAATCGGATTGGGAGGAAGATCTtgcaaataagaagaagaagaagaggaagcgaggtaagaagaagaaactagtAGATGAATCCGGCGGCGTTGGTGAAGGAGATGGGGTTGTGTTGAATCCGATGTCTGGCTCGATTTCGATTCCGGATAACAAACCGGAgcagtttgtttgtttgtatccTTTTACCTCGACGAGCAGTGCTACGCAGAGGAAGATTAAGCAGCAGTACGATCAGCTTGTTAAATGCAATAGTGCCAAAGGATTGACTCTTGCTCAG GTTGGGGACTTTGCTAATTGTTTGATAGAAGCCAAAAATGAACTACAGCACAA GTCAGAAGTAATCAAGCGCAAGTTTGCAATAACAAAAGCCCTTCTCTTCAAGGCTGATAGATCATCCTTTGACCGACTTCGTCAACAG ATCAATAAGCTGGAGCTGGAACaaaaaagagtagaagaagatgCACTTGTATATAATTGGTTCCAACAACAGCTAAAACTTTCACCTGCATACAAAAAG GTTCTTGAAATAAGCGCTTCGATGGaactgaaagaaaaatcaaGTAGAGAGTTAGACAATCCAGATGATGAATTTTCAGACATTTCCTTCGAAGAGCTATTGgaacaagagaagaaagactCCTTTTGGTCagcacctctctctctctctctcctcaagCTTAACTCCAAATTACTTGCTCCATAG
- the LOC104740463 gene encoding glyoxylate/succinic semialdehyde reductase 2, chloroplastic: MPLVSLSLYFLASSSSSSSSSSSSSRATMALCSIFCSRIPLRFRPKPISPFLSKPLFSLSYRVYSSLQSTKDELGTVSIGFLGMGIMGSPMAQNLITAGCDVTVWNRTKSKCDPLVGLGAKYKSTPEEVTATCDLTFAMLADPESAIDVACGKNGAVFGISSGKGYVDVSTVDAASSMLISKQIKDTGALFLEAPVSGSKKPAEDGQLIFLTAGDKLLYEKASPFFDIMGKSRFYLGEVGNGAAMKLVVNMIMGSMMASFAEGILLSEKVGLDPNVLVEVVSQGAINAPMYSLKGPSMIKSVYPTAFPLKHQQKDMRLALGLAESVSQSTPIAAAANELYKVAKSYGLSDEDFSAVIEALKAVKSREA; encoded by the exons ATGCCTTTGGTTTCattatctttatattttttagcatcatcttcatcttcatcttcatcttcatcttcatcttcaagagCCACCATGGCTTTGTGCTCCATCTTCTGCTCTCGTATCCCTCTTCGATTCAGACCAAAACCCATTTCCCCTTTCCTCTCAAAAcctctgttttctctttcttatagGGTTTACTCTTCCCTCCAATCTACCAAAG ATGAACTTGGAACTGTCAGCATTGGGTTTCTTGGTATGGGAATCATGGGTTCTCCAATGGCTCAAAACCTCATTACAGCTGG GTGTGATGTGACGGTATGGAATCGAACTAAGAGCAAATGTGATCCACTCGTTGGATTAGGAGCAAA GTACAAGTCTACTCCTGAAGAAGTGACTGCAACTTGTGATCTCACGTTTGCAATGCTTGCTGATCCTGAAAGTGCA ATTGATGTTGCCTGTGGAAAGAATGGAGCCGTATTTGGAATTAGTTCAGGAAAAGG GTATGTTGATGTCTCAACCGTTGATGCTGCCTCATCGATGCTAATCAGCAAGCAAATAAAAGATACCGGCGCATTGTTTTTGGAG GCACCAGTTTCCGGTTCCAAAAAGCCTGCGGAAGATGGCCAGTTGATATTCCTCACTGCAG GTGACAAGCTGCTATACGAAAAAGCTTCTCCTTTCTTCGACATCATGGGAAAG TCAAGATTCTATCTGGGTGAAGTTGGTAATGGAGCAGCAATGAAACTTGTCGTCAACATGATCATGGGAAG TATGATGGCATCTTTCGCGGAGGGAATACTTCTAAGCGAGAAAGTTGGACTCGATCCAAATGTACTGGTCGAG GTTGTCTCACAGGGAGCTATCAATGCGCCAATGTACTCGCTAAAGGGTCCTTCAATGATCAAGTCAGTGTACCCGACAGCTTTTCCATTAAAGCACCAGCAGAAG GATATGAGACTCGCACTTGGACTAGCGGAGTCCGTTTCTCAATCTACTCCAATTGCAGCTGCTGCAAACGAGCTTTACAAGGTTGCTAAATCCTATGGATTGAGCGATGAGGACTTCTCTGCGGTTATTGAAGCACTAAAAGCTGTAAAATCTAGAGAAGCTTAG
- the LOC104740461 gene encoding putative pentatricopeptide repeat-containing protein At1g17630, whose amino-acid sequence MVHSSLWRFRLQQIPWRLRNSCFHTSPCRPYTPISSPDVVSVSSYYYSLTINNDQSLFDHVLRLCLTAQQCKQVHAQVLVSDFIYRSGSLAANFISVYSWLGLLVDARNVFETVSLVLCSDLRLCYSILKANVSHGLHVTALELYDGMRERGLAGDAYVLPLILRACRYLCRFGFCQAFHSHVIQIGLKENLHVVNELLVLYANNAGSVGDAYKLFVEMPVRNRMSWNVMIKGFSQEYDCESAVKIFEWMQREECIPDEVTWTSVLSCHSQCGKFEDVIKYFHVMRMSGSVVSGEALAVFFSVCAELGALSTAEKVHGFVIKGGFEEYLPSKNALTHVYGKQGRVKEAEHLFRQIRNKGIESWNSLITSFVDAGKLDEALSLFTELEEMNDVCHVKANVVTWTSVIKGCNVQGRGDDSLEYFRRMQFSKVLANSVTICCILSICAELPAMNLGREIHGHVIRTSMSGNILVQNALVNMYTKCGLLNEGSLVFEAIWDKDLISWNSIIKGYGMHGFGERALSMFDRMIRSGCHPDGITLVAVLSACSHAGLVEKGRGIFYSMSKKFGLEPQQEHYACIVDLLGRVGFVKEASEIVQNMPMEPKVCVLGALLNSCRMHKYMDTAEDIASQISVLEPERTGSYMLLSNIYSAGGKWEESAKVRALAKKKDLKKVSGSSWIELKNKIYKFSSGSIVQSEFASVYLVLEDLVSHMLKKGPTHDGNNYEDDQLWTA is encoded by the coding sequence ATGGTTCACTCTTCTCTTTGGCGATTTCGTCTTCAACAAATCCCTTGGCGTCTTCGTAATTCTTGTTTCCACACTTCTCCATGTCGTCCATACACACCAATTTCTTCTCCCGACGTCGTTTCAGTCTCCTCGTACTACTACTCCCTTACGATTAACAATGACCAATCCCTCTTCGATCACGTTCTTAGATTATGCTTGACGGCTCAGCAATGCAAGCAAGTTCATGCCCAAGTACTTGTATCCGATTTCATCTACCGTTCTGGTTCATTAGCTGCGAATTTCATATCGGTTTACTCTTGGTTAGGACTCCTCGTCGACGCCCGTaacgtctttgagactgtttcGCTTGTTTTGTGCTCTGATTTGCGCCTGTGTTACTCGATCCTCAAAGCTAATGTGTCTCATGGGTTACACGTGACTGCTCTTGAGCTTTACGATGGAATGCGTGAGAGAGGTCTCGCAGGGGACGCTTATGTGTTACCCTTGATCCTTCGAGCTTGTAGATACTTGTGTCGTTTTGGTTTTTGTCAAGCTTTTCATAGTCATGTTATTCAGATTGGTTTGAAAGAGAATCTTCATGTGGTTAACGAGTTGCTTGTGTTGTATGCTAATAATGCTGGAAGCGTTGGAGATGCCTACAAACTGTTTGTTGAAATGCCTGTGAGAAACCGTATGTCATGGAATGTTATGATTAAAGGGTTTTCTCAAGAGTATGACTGTGAAAGTGCTGTTAAGATTTTTGAGTGGATGCAACGTGAAGAGTGTATACCAGATGAAGTGACTTGGACTTCAGTCTTATCATGTCATTCGCAATGTGGCAAGTTTGAAGATGTGATTAAGTATTTTCATGTTATGAGGATGAGTGGAAGTGTAGTTAGTGGCGAAGCACTTGCTGTTTTCTTCTCTGTATGTGCTGAGTTAGGAGCTTTAAGTACTGCTGAGAAAGTTCATGGGTTTGTTATAAAAGGTGGGTTTGAAGAGTATTTGCCCTCGAAGAACGCGTTGACACACGTGTACGGGAAGCAAGGGAGAGTTAAAGAGGCAGAACACTTGTTCCGGCAGATAAGAAACAAAGGTATAGAGAGCTGGAACTCTTTGATAACATCGTTTGTGGATGCTGGTAAACTCGACGAGGCTCTTTCATTGTTTACTGAGTTGGAGGAAATGAATGATGTTTGTCACGTCAAGGCTAACGTAGTTACCTGGACCTCTGTTATCAAGGGTTGTAACGTCCAAGGAAGAGGAGACGATTCACTTGAATATTTCCGGCGAATGCAGTTTTCCAAAGTATTGGCTAATTCAGTGACGATTTGTTGTATACTATCAATTTGTGCCGAGCTTCCAGCTATGAATCTTGGAAGAGAGATCCATGGGCATGTGATACGGACCTCAATGAGCGGTAACATTCTGGTTCAGAATGCATTGGTGAATATGTACACAAAATGTGGGTTACTAAATGAGGGGAGTCTAGTATTTGAAGCAATTTGGGATAAGGATTTGATCTCATGGAATTCGATAATCAAAGGTTATGGTATGCATGGGTTTGGTGAGAGAGCTCTAAGTATGTTCGATCGTATGATAAGATCTGGGTGTCATCCTGATGGGATCACTTTGGTAGCTGTTCTTTCAGCCTGTAGTCATGCAGGACTGGTTGAAAAGGGACGTGGAATTTTCTATTCGATGAGCAAGAAATTTGGATTAGAGCCCCAACAAGAGCACTATGCATGTATTGTTGATCTCCTTGGTCGTGTAGGATTTGTGAAAGAAGCAAGTGAGATTGTGCAAAACATGCCTATGGAGCCTAAGGTCTGTGTGTTGGGAGCTCTGTTAAATTCTTGCCGAATGCATAAATATATGGACACTGCGGAGGATATAGCATCACAAATTAGCGTTCTTGAACCGGAGAGGACAGGAAGCTATATGTTGCTTTCTAACATCTACTCTGCAGGTGGAAAATGGGAAGAATCTGCAAAGGTTAGGGCTTTAGCCAAgaaaaaagatttgaagaaaGTTTCTGGAAGCAGTTGGATTGAATTGAAGAACAAAATCTACAAATTCTCATCAGGGTCAATAGTACAGAGCGAGTTTGCGAGCGTCTACCTGGTTCTTGAGGATTTGGTTAGTCATATGTTGAAAAAAGGCCCTACACATGATGGGAACAATTATGAGGATGATCAATTATGGACAGCATAA